A genome region from Desulfovibrio sp. TomC includes the following:
- a CDS encoding ABC transporter permease, whose amino-acid sequence MTGRASPFVRAGFSLALAVVVTLAIVAAAGAPPFETLAVMAEGGLGSGQAWLRTLSALVPLLLCGAALCVTFAANLWNIGVEGQITMGSVFCLWFLRVAGLSGLLPAPLAVAGSLVAAMVGGLVWALLSGVLRTHGRVHEIFSGLGLNFVAMGVSLWLILGFWKRPGMASMSGTEPLPAELWLPALGGRPMSLWGLILAVAAFGLVAFVLNRTFFGLALSAVRQNVVAAERLGLRPKRRMLAAMALGGALAGLAGGILVAGLYHRLIPSISGNYGYTAIMAVLLASGSLRFLPLACLFFAVLTVGSIQLPLALSLDSSLAGVVQGVLVLTLFAARRLWPAGNTGAKGGGA is encoded by the coding sequence GTGACCGGCCGCGCCTCGCCGTTTGTGCGGGCCGGGTTTTCCCTGGCCCTGGCCGTGGTCGTCACCCTGGCCATTGTGGCCGCCGCCGGCGCGCCGCCCTTTGAGACCCTGGCCGTCATGGCCGAGGGGGGCCTCGGGTCCGGCCAGGCCTGGCTGCGCACCCTGTCCGCCCTGGTCCCGCTGCTTTTGTGCGGCGCGGCCCTGTGCGTGACCTTTGCCGCCAACCTCTGGAATATCGGGGTGGAAGGGCAGATCACCATGGGTTCGGTTTTTTGCCTGTGGTTTCTGCGTGTGGCCGGGCTTTCCGGCCTGCTTCCCGCTCCCTTGGCCGTGGCCGGGTCGCTGGTCGCGGCCATGGTTGGCGGCCTTGTCTGGGCGCTGTTGTCCGGCGTGCTGCGCACCCATGGCCGGGTGCATGAGATTTTTTCCGGCCTGGGGCTCAATTTCGTGGCCATGGGCGTGTCCCTGTGGCTGATCCTGGGCTTTTGGAAACGGCCGGGCATGGCCTCGATGTCCGGCACCGAGCCTTTGCCGGCCGAGCTGTGGCTCCCGGCCCTTGGCGGGCGTCCCATGAGTTTGTGGGGGCTTATTCTGGCTGTGGCCGCCTTTGGGCTGGTGGCCTTTGTGCTCAACCGGACCTTTTTCGGGCTGGCCTTGTCGGCTGTTCGCCAAAACGTGGTGGCGGCCGAGCGCCTGGGGCTTCGGCCCAAGCGCCGGATGCTGGCGGCCATGGCCCTTGGCGGGGCCCTGGCCGGTCTGGCCGGCGGCATCCTGGTGGCCGGCCTGTATCACCGCCTTATCCCGTCCATTTCCGGCAATTACGGCTACACCGCCATCATGGCCGTGCTGCTGGCCTCGGGCAGCCTGCGCTTTTTGCCCCTGGCCTGCCTCTTTTTCGCTGTCCTGACCGTTGGTTCCATCCAGCTGCCCCTGGCCCTGTCGCTCGACTCCTCCCTGGCCGGCGTGGTGCAGGGGGTGCTGGTGCTCACCCTGTTTGCCGCCAGACGGCTGTGGCCGGCCGGCAACACCGGCGCTAAGGGAGGTGGGGCATGA
- a CDS encoding ABC transporter permease gives MSLEYLTALIAAVLFAAAPLILAALGETISERAGVINLSLDGTILFAAMAAFAAARITGNPWLGLAAGGLAGAGIAAILGVFGLLLGASELAVGFVLTLFCRELAYFMGHTQARQPGPDLGALQLPGLSDIPLIGPALFRQSPVVLISLAAVGLVWFFLMRTRPGLVVRAVGESPLAAGTRGIAVKRVQFLACLAGGALGGLAGGLYSLSVKPGWGHPQGCEGAGWIALAIVIFGGWKPVRVALGALFFASIQVAGIALQDVLPGLSGTLFQIAPFPVMILTLLVVNLRRSAAFREAARRVPLLGRLVPRTAGGAPGAIVGALDKGF, from the coding sequence ATGAGCTTGGAGTACCTGACCGCGCTGATTGCCGCCGTGCTCTTTGCCGCGGCCCCGCTCATTCTGGCCGCTCTTGGCGAAACCATTTCCGAGCGGGCCGGGGTCATCAACCTGTCCCTGGACGGCACGATCCTGTTTGCCGCCATGGCCGCTTTTGCCGCGGCCCGGATCACGGGCAACCCCTGGCTGGGACTGGCCGCCGGCGGGCTGGCCGGAGCGGGCATTGCCGCCATTCTCGGCGTCTTCGGGCTGCTCCTTGGCGCATCCGAACTGGCCGTCGGCTTTGTACTGACGCTTTTTTGCCGGGAGCTGGCCTATTTCATGGGCCATACCCAGGCCCGCCAGCCCGGACCCGATCTCGGGGCCTTGCAGCTGCCGGGCCTGTCCGACATCCCGCTGATCGGGCCGGCGCTTTTTCGCCAAAGTCCGGTGGTCCTTATAAGCCTCGCGGCCGTGGGGCTGGTCTGGTTTTTTCTCATGCGCACGCGCCCGGGCTTGGTGGTGCGGGCGGTCGGCGAATCCCCCTTGGCCGCCGGCACCCGGGGCATTGCCGTCAAGCGGGTGCAGTTCCTGGCCTGTCTGGCCGGCGGGGCGCTTGGGGGACTGGCCGGCGGCCTCTATTCCCTGTCGGTCAAACCCGGCTGGGGCCATCCCCAGGGGTGTGAAGGGGCCGGCTGGATCGCCCTGGCCATCGTCATCTTCGGCGGCTGGAAGCCGGTGCGGGTGGCCCTTGGGGCGCTCTTTTTCGCCTCCATCCAGGTGGCCGGCATTGCCCTCCAGGACGTGCTGCCCGGGCTTTCAGGCACGCTTTTTCAGATCGCCCCCTTCCCGGTCATGATCCTGACCCTGCTCGTGGTCAATCTGCGCCGCTCGGCCGCCTTTCGCGAGGCAGCCCGGCGGGTGCCGCTGCTTGGGCGGCTTGTGCCGCGCACGGCCGGCGGCGCGCCCGGGGCCATTGTCGGGGCCCTGGACAAAGGCTTTTAA
- a CDS encoding radical SAM protein, with product MRKRPLTPETYYRLPWNLADNAITWLEPTTKCNLYCEGCYRENDPFGHKPLSEVIADLERVKKMRRTDGISIAGGEPLIYPDIVPLVRYVAAQGWKPIINSNGQALTPELVRELAAAGLVGFTMHVDSHQVRPGWKGASEKDLCALRLKLAEMIREHGEGKVSCSFNATIYRDTVSEIPMLTRWAHEHIDIVQTMVYILFRSARKRSNFDVFANGRPVDVGNLVYQLDHQETHEDLDSQEIADAIRLAYPEHEPCAYLNGTEDSRSMKWLLTLRAGTKDEIIGYLDDKFAEWMQIFHHLFFGTYLAYTRPCWTAWLQKLIFLAPFNKSLGKIFGKLLLRPKMWTQPVHIQSIMVIQPCDLFDDGRQNMCDGCPDAIFYKDKLVWSCRVDELEKFGAFIQCAPRGCCGGGSCAPQPAPAAAPAPEPAPEPVKAPEPAVAPEPTPEPTPEPTPEPVQAPEPTPAPAPAPEPAPAPTPAPEPVKEPAPTPQPEPVKAPEPAPEPAPAPEPAPAPAPPSEPAPEPVKKPEPVPATRMNTVPATKGMTEPAIKVETPPAVVASKSAAAPQPAPEPEKKPASQPATAPEPAPKAAPQPAKDAAPAPAKAAKPAADKPAKAAPAKKSGKTAKKKSKAR from the coding sequence ATGAGAAAACGCCCGCTGACTCCGGAGACGTACTACCGGCTGCCCTGGAATCTGGCCGACAACGCCATTACCTGGCTTGAACCGACCACCAAATGCAATCTCTATTGCGAAGGGTGCTACCGCGAGAACGATCCCTTCGGCCACAAGCCGCTCTCCGAGGTCATCGCCGATCTGGAGCGGGTCAAAAAGATGCGTCGCACCGACGGTATTTCCATTGCCGGCGGCGAACCGCTCATTTACCCCGACATCGTGCCGCTGGTGCGCTATGTCGCGGCCCAGGGCTGGAAGCCCATCATCAATTCCAACGGACAGGCGCTCACCCCCGAATTGGTGCGCGAGCTGGCCGCCGCCGGCCTTGTCGGCTTCACCATGCACGTGGATTCGCATCAGGTCCGGCCGGGGTGGAAGGGGGCTAGCGAGAAAGACCTGTGCGCGCTTCGCCTGAAACTGGCCGAGATGATCCGCGAACACGGCGAAGGCAAGGTGTCGTGCTCCTTTAACGCCACCATCTACCGCGATACCGTATCCGAAATTCCCATGCTCACCCGCTGGGCCCATGAGCATATCGATATTGTCCAGACGATGGTCTACATCCTGTTCCGCTCGGCCAGAAAACGCAGCAACTTCGACGTGTTCGCCAATGGCCGTCCGGTTGACGTGGGCAATCTGGTCTACCAGCTCGACCATCAGGAAACCCACGAAGACCTGGACTCCCAGGAAATCGCCGACGCCATCCGGCTGGCCTATCCCGAGCACGAGCCCTGCGCCTACTTAAACGGCACCGAGGACTCCCGGTCCATGAAGTGGCTGCTCACCCTGCGCGCCGGCACCAAGGACGAGATCATAGGCTACCTCGACGACAAGTTCGCCGAGTGGATGCAGATTTTCCACCACCTCTTTTTCGGCACGTATCTGGCCTATACCCGTCCGTGCTGGACGGCCTGGCTGCAAAAGCTCATTTTCCTTGCGCCCTTCAACAAGAGCCTGGGCAAGATCTTCGGCAAGCTGCTCCTGCGGCCCAAGATGTGGACCCAGCCGGTGCACATCCAGTCGATCATGGTCATCCAGCCTTGCGATCTTTTTGACGACGGCCGCCAGAACATGTGCGACGGCTGTCCGGACGCCATTTTCTACAAGGACAAGCTGGTCTGGAGCTGTCGGGTGGACGAACTGGAGAAGTTCGGCGCGTTTATCCAGTGCGCCCCGCGCGGCTGCTGCGGCGGCGGCTCCTGCGCCCCCCAGCCGGCCCCGGCCGCGGCCCCCGCGCCTGAACCGGCTCCCGAGCCGGTGAAAGCGCCCGAGCCGGCCGTTGCCCCGGAACCGACCCCCGAGCCGACGCCGGAACCCACGCCCGAACCGGTGCAAGCGCCCGAGCCGACACCGGCCCCTGCGCCGGCCCCGGAACCGGCTCCTGCGCCGACCCCCGCGCCTGAGCCGGTGAAAGAACCGGCCCCGACGCCGCAGCCCGAGCCGGTCAAAGCGCCGGAACCGGCCCCGGAACCCGCGCCAGCTCCCGAGCCTGCGCCGGCCCCTGCGCCGCCGTCGGAACCCGCGCCTGAGCCGGTGAAAAAGCCCGAGCCGGTGCCTGCGACCCGCATGAATACCGTCCCGGCCACCAAGGGCATGACCGAACCGGCGATCAAGGTGGAGACGCCGCCGGCCGTGGTTGCCTCCAAGTCGGCTGCGGCCCCGCAGCCAGCGCCTGAACCGGAGAAGAAACCCGCGTCGCAGCCGGCCACGGCTCCCGAGCCGGCCCCGAAGGCCGCGCCGCAGCCGGCCAAGGACGCTGCGCCGGCTCCGGCCAAGGCCGCCAAGCCCGCCGCCGACAAGCCGGCCAAGGCTGCTCCGGCCAAGAAATCCGGCAAAACCGCCAAGAAAAAATCCAAGGCTCGCTAG
- a CDS encoding lipopolysaccharide biosynthesis protein, which yields MPQKPSPAPTVVPKPSYGIFSKFVQLAGAQWIHDALHTFFLIYLARLSTSDYGEFMVAFGLASIILFLGEFGLNQPLVASLCKKYSHKGDILAQYTLLKGVLLVAGWVGVVIFVYWQGYTPGLKNLVMVISAGVGLEAIASSFFVAIRVEGRQDLEGRIRVVAGVLGYGYAISLLALGAAPHWIALFKLIENVVNLFGGVWMALRTTAFTGLSLKRKSLARTWATAKNGTVFVLMALAAILYNKANLYFLQNQGGPIKVAQYSVTWELVDGISILVSNLLLRSILYPLFVRLWKSNKSEFTRLANNSVRWLIGASIPIMFVLFVESDRLIGLIYGGAYYDAMWMQKWLVGTIICGFVHNLAAYLMMSQGKQRLLLFVYIGGLLLNLTLCTTLIPMDPLLGTCLAMLITKAAVAVTTTAYCQATMRIIDVKSMWRIAAACAAGAVLYLATYRFGIREIPEVLALTPFFFLVRRWQRELKAQKAQAGIA from the coding sequence ATGCCCCAAAAACCGTCCCCCGCGCCGACTGTCGTACCCAAGCCGTCCTACGGCATCTTCTCAAAATTTGTGCAACTTGCCGGCGCCCAGTGGATTCACGACGCCCTGCATACCTTTTTCCTGATCTATCTGGCCCGGCTCTCCACCAGCGACTACGGCGAATTCATGGTGGCCTTCGGTCTGGCCTCCATCATCCTGTTTCTCGGCGAATTCGGCCTCAACCAGCCGCTGGTCGCTTCCCTTTGCAAGAAATACAGCCACAAGGGCGACATCCTGGCCCAGTACACCCTGCTGAAAGGCGTGCTGCTGGTGGCGGGCTGGGTGGGCGTGGTCATTTTCGTCTATTGGCAGGGCTATACGCCGGGCCTTAAAAACCTCGTCATGGTCATCTCGGCCGGCGTTGGGCTGGAAGCCATTGCCAGTTCCTTTTTCGTGGCCATCCGGGTGGAAGGCCGCCAAGACCTCGAAGGCCGCATCCGGGTCGTGGCCGGCGTTCTGGGCTACGGCTACGCCATTTCGCTCCTTGCCCTGGGGGCTGCGCCGCATTGGATTGCCCTTTTCAAACTGATTGAAAACGTGGTCAATCTCTTCGGCGGCGTGTGGATGGCCCTGCGCACCACCGCCTTTACCGGCTTGTCGCTCAAGCGCAAGTCGCTGGCCCGGACCTGGGCCACGGCCAAAAACGGCACGGTGTTCGTGCTCATGGCCCTGGCCGCCATCCTGTACAACAAGGCCAACCTCTATTTCCTGCAAAACCAGGGCGGCCCGATCAAGGTCGCCCAGTACAGCGTCACCTGGGAGCTGGTGGACGGCATTTCCATCCTGGTGTCCAACCTGCTTTTGCGCAGCATCCTCTATCCGCTGTTCGTGCGCTTGTGGAAAAGCAACAAGTCGGAATTCACCCGACTGGCCAACAATTCGGTGCGTTGGCTCATTGGCGCGTCGATCCCCATCATGTTTGTGCTGTTCGTCGAGTCCGACCGCCTGATCGGGCTGATTTACGGCGGGGCCTATTACGACGCCATGTGGATGCAGAAATGGCTGGTCGGCACGATTATCTGCGGCTTTGTCCACAACCTGGCCGCCTATCTCATGATGAGCCAGGGCAAGCAGCGCCTGCTCCTTTTCGTCTACATCGGCGGGTTGCTCCTCAACCTGACCCTGTGCACCACGCTCATCCCCATGGACCCGCTCCTTGGCACCTGTCTGGCCATGCTCATCACCAAGGCGGCCGTGGCCGTGACCACCACCGCCTACTGTCAGGCGACCATGCGCATCATCGACGTCAAATCCATGTGGCGCATCGCTGCGGCCTGCGCGGCCGGGGCGGTGCTGTATCTGGCCACCTACCGCTTCGGCATCCGCGAAATTCCCGAGGTCTTGGCCTTGACGCCGTTTTTCTTCCTGGTGCGCCGGTGGCAGCGGGAACTCAAGGCCCAGAAGGCGCAGGCCGGCATCGCCTGA
- a CDS encoding glycosyltransferase: MELFVYGVMAAQLCVLAALYLLGQKHVRGGNGPETLPERRPRVTAIVPVTGDTPGMRQAVASLIDQDYPDYSAIFVTAQADDPAVALVAGVAGNDARVMQVVAGPATTCGQKNHSILAGVRAAQTAEVFVFCDSTHVADRGFVSNLAAPILRGDAPMTSGFHKIVTNDGATATVGMAVTCLALHLLQPIRAITQPWGGAMAISRPAFDRFGLVKLWGHNIVDDFSMGPHLHRFGVTAWPVAAACLHTPLAKVSLTRWDDWLTRQLLYLKFCIPPGWLVSIFAVLLLSAPPAAAIGLLAAWMAGFGCAQAAAVSAFYLAAFAGLGLCFRSLSPRPVGILPWLRGYFATFAMLAWCFGRTFATNTMSWRGIRYKVGWGGVVKSVIRD; the protein is encoded by the coding sequence GTGGAGTTGTTCGTTTACGGCGTCATGGCCGCACAGCTGTGCGTGCTGGCCGCCCTCTATCTGCTTGGACAGAAACATGTGCGCGGCGGCAACGGTCCCGAGACGCTGCCCGAGCGCCGTCCCCGGGTGACGGCCATCGTGCCGGTCACCGGCGACACGCCCGGCATGCGCCAGGCCGTGGCCTCGCTCATTGACCAGGACTATCCCGATTATTCGGCGATTTTCGTCACCGCCCAGGCCGATGATCCGGCTGTGGCCCTGGTTGCCGGCGTGGCCGGAAACGACGCCCGGGTCATGCAGGTCGTTGCCGGCCCGGCCACAACCTGCGGCCAGAAAAACCACAGCATCCTGGCCGGCGTCCGGGCTGCCCAGACCGCCGAGGTGTTTGTCTTTTGCGACTCGACCCATGTGGCCGACCGCGGTTTCGTGTCCAATCTGGCCGCGCCCATCCTGCGGGGCGATGCGCCCATGACCAGCGGCTTCCACAAGATCGTGACCAACGACGGGGCCACGGCCACGGTCGGCATGGCCGTCACCTGTCTGGCCCTGCACCTGCTCCAGCCCATCCGGGCCATCACCCAGCCCTGGGGAGGGGCCATGGCCATCTCCCGGCCGGCCTTCGACCGCTTCGGGCTGGTCAAGTTGTGGGGGCACAACATTGTCGACGACTTTTCCATGGGCCCGCATCTGCACCGCTTCGGCGTAACGGCCTGGCCGGTGGCGGCCGCCTGTCTGCACACCCCGCTTGCCAAGGTGAGCCTGACCCGCTGGGACGACTGGCTGACCCGCCAGCTGCTCTATCTCAAGTTCTGCATCCCGCCGGGCTGGCTGGTGTCCATCTTCGCGGTGTTGCTGCTCTCCGCTCCGCCGGCAGCGGCGATCGGGCTGCTTGCAGCCTGGATGGCCGGCTTTGGCTGTGCCCAGGCGGCGGCTGTTTCGGCGTTTTATCTGGCCGCTTTTGCCGGTCTCGGGCTGTGTTTCCGCAGCCTGAGCCCCCGGCCGGTGGGCATACTGCCCTGGCTTCGGGGCTACTTTGCGACGTTTGCCATGCTGGCCTGGTGCTTTGGCCGCACCTTTGCCACCAACACCATGTCCTGGCGCGGCATCCGCTACAAGGTCGGCTGGGGCGGCGTGGTCAAGTCGGTCATCCGGGACTGA
- a CDS encoding glycosyltransferase — MADATTPARVVFLLQDLAFGGTQRQALELGLRLDRTRFAPEFWMLSDVRDFAPRAEAAGIPLTWLSPYPTVGLGSLLALKRTLKARRPDLLVPLTALPNIWGRLFAKAQGLSAVIGTCRGGGAVKRQHERFLKGLCAHHIVNAAPLARALTAMGRPASKVTCIPNGVDTDHFLPPPDELRPVREVVLCLARYCEDKDHETLVRSFEYVAARRPRAELWLVGDGPLRTRVRTLATRSPVRGLIRTYPSTPDPRPFFQQASVVVLSSVREGLPNVLLEAMAMGLPVAATAVGGIPDLVVPDATGLLCPPRNPEALGENIAALLADEDRRLAMGKNARTRAETLYSMEAMVRRHEAVFEQVLSGRPAPEPVSAGPGADA, encoded by the coding sequence ATGGCCGACGCGACGACACCTGCCCGCGTTGTCTTCCTGCTCCAGGATCTGGCCTTTGGGGGAACCCAGCGCCAGGCCCTGGAGCTGGGCCTGCGACTTGACCGCACCCGCTTTGCCCCGGAATTCTGGATGCTCTCCGATGTGCGCGATTTCGCGCCCCGGGCCGAGGCCGCCGGCATTCCGCTCACCTGGCTCTCGCCCTACCCCACGGTGGGTCTGGGGTCGCTGCTGGCCTTGAAGCGGACCCTCAAAGCCCGTCGCCCGGACCTGCTCGTCCCCCTGACCGCCCTGCCCAACATCTGGGGCCGGCTGTTTGCCAAGGCGCAAGGCCTATCCGCCGTGATCGGCACCTGCCGCGGCGGCGGCGCCGTCAAACGCCAGCATGAGCGGTTTTTAAAGGGTCTTTGCGCCCATCACATCGTCAATGCCGCGCCCCTGGCCCGGGCCTTGACGGCCATGGGCCGGCCGGCGTCGAAAGTAACCTGTATCCCCAACGGCGTGGATACCGACCATTTTCTGCCGCCGCCCGACGAACTGCGCCCGGTGCGCGAGGTGGTGCTGTGTCTGGCCCGGTATTGCGAGGACAAGGACCACGAAACCCTCGTCCGGTCCTTTGAGTATGTTGCGGCCAGACGGCCCCGGGCCGAACTGTGGCTGGTCGGCGACGGGCCGCTGCGGACCCGGGTGCGCACGCTGGCCACCCGAAGCCCCGTGCGCGGGCTTATCCGCACCTATCCGTCCACGCCCGACCCGCGCCCCTTCTTCCAGCAGGCCTCGGTGGTCGTGTTGTCCTCGGTGCGCGAAGGCCTGCCCAACGTGCTCCTGGAAGCCATGGCCATGGGGCTGCCGGTTGCAGCCACGGCGGTTGGCGGCATCCCTGATCTGGTCGTGCCCGATGCAACCGGCCTCCTGTGCCCGCCGCGCAATCCCGAGGCCCTGGGCGAGAACATTGCCGCCCTGCTGGCCGACGAAGACAGGCGGCTGGCCATGGGCAAAAACGCCCGGACCCGCGCCGAGACCCTCTATTCCATGGAAGCGATGGTCCGTCGCCACGAAGCGGTCTTTGAGCAGGTGCTCTCCGGCCGGCCGGCCCCGGAACCCGTTTCGGCCGGTCCCGGAGCAGACGCCTGA
- a CDS encoding radical SAM protein, producing the protein MSKRSSVALGTILKQSVKVARHPWIAGRLAAVEKEKFLFSFLNPQAQTGHARSIRQLSIRITDMCNLRCHTCGQWGDQGFLHGCNLKDLKKQEISPERYLALLEDLAANGHRPSVYLWGGEPTMYKGWLDIIERATELKMPTSIATNATGLVAAADRLAAAPMFLLQISIDGHSPETHNAARPSAGGGDNYKVIQESLSAIKEAKKAHKTNLPLVAALATISSANVHHLVDIYEAYKDRVDLFVYYLSWWIDEKSAKAHDEDFERRFGFKPKLHWGWVGDWTIKDHETLNKQLLELKRRSSGFKNPPINIIPNITGVDNLREYYSNHDSTFGYNQCISIYQAVELDSNGDMSPCRDYHDYIVGNVRDHTITELWNSESYRKFRASLHTEGLMPSCTRCCGLMGY; encoded by the coding sequence ATGAGCAAACGCAGCAGCGTCGCCCTTGGCACGATTCTCAAGCAATCGGTCAAGGTGGCCCGTCATCCCTGGATTGCCGGTCGGTTGGCAGCCGTGGAAAAAGAGAAATTCCTGTTTTCCTTTCTCAATCCCCAGGCCCAGACCGGACATGCCCGCAGCATCCGGCAGTTGTCGATCCGCATCACCGACATGTGCAATCTGCGCTGTCACACCTGCGGCCAGTGGGGGGACCAGGGCTTCCTGCACGGGTGTAACCTCAAAGATCTGAAAAAACAGGAGATCTCTCCGGAGCGCTACTTGGCGTTGCTGGAAGATCTGGCTGCCAACGGACACCGGCCGTCGGTGTACCTGTGGGGCGGCGAACCGACCATGTACAAGGGTTGGCTGGACATCATCGAACGGGCCACGGAACTGAAGATGCCGACGTCCATTGCCACCAATGCCACCGGACTGGTGGCGGCGGCGGACCGGCTGGCGGCCGCGCCCATGTTCCTGCTCCAGATTTCCATCGACGGCCATTCGCCCGAGACGCACAACGCGGCCCGGCCTTCGGCCGGCGGCGGCGACAACTACAAGGTCATCCAGGAATCGCTTTCCGCCATCAAGGAAGCCAAGAAGGCCCACAAGACCAATCTGCCGCTGGTGGCCGCCCTGGCCACCATATCGAGCGCCAACGTCCATCATCTGGTGGACATCTACGAGGCCTACAAAGACCGGGTGGACCTGTTCGTCTACTATCTGTCCTGGTGGATCGACGAAAAGAGCGCCAAGGCCCATGACGAGGATTTCGAACGTCGTTTCGGCTTCAAGCCCAAGCTCCATTGGGGCTGGGTGGGCGATTGGACCATCAAGGACCATGAGACGCTCAACAAGCAGCTCCTCGAACTCAAGCGCCGCTCCAGCGGATTCAAAAATCCCCCGATCAACATCATTCCCAATATCACGGGCGTGGACAATCTGCGCGAATACTACAGCAACCACGACTCCACCTTCGGCTACAACCAGTGCATCTCCATTTATCAGGCCGTGGAGCTGGATTCCAACGGCGACATGTCGCCCTGCCGTGATTACCACGACTACATCGTCGGCAACGTGCGCGACCACACCATCACCGAGTTGTGGAACAGCGAATCGTATCGCAAGTTCCGGGCCAGCCTGCACACCGAGGGGCTTATGCCCTCGTGTACCCGCTGCTGCGGCCTGATGGGCTATTGA
- a CDS encoding universal stress protein — translation MLPQVKTILLAVDFSEAASPLAQYAKLFATKLSARLVVLYVSPSMNRYASLYVPATSIQALVEQILEGANRVMGEFMVEHFADAKATGRVEYGYAPEKIIEIAATTGADMIIMGTHGRRGVNRIPFGSVAEKVVKTAKIPVLTIRPE, via the coding sequence ATGCTGCCCCAAGTCAAAACCATTTTGCTGGCCGTGGATTTCTCCGAGGCCGCTTCCCCGCTGGCCCAATACGCCAAGCTCTTCGCCACGAAACTTTCCGCCCGGCTCGTCGTTCTCTACGTCTCGCCCAGTATGAATCGGTACGCCAGTCTCTACGTGCCCGCCACCAGCATCCAGGCCCTGGTCGAACAGATCCTCGAAGGGGCCAATCGCGTCATGGGTGAATTCATGGTCGAGCATTTTGCTGACGCCAAGGCCACCGGCCGGGTCGAATACGGCTACGCCCCTGAAAAAATCATTGAAATCGCAGCGACAACCGGCGCGGACATGATCATCATGGGGACGCATGGCCGGCGCGGCGTCAACCGTATCCCCTTTGGCTCGGTAGCGGAGAAAGTGGTCAAGACCGCCAAAATTCCTGTTTTGACCATCCGTCCGGAGTAA
- a CDS encoding SRPBCC domain-containing protein, whose translation MRPDGPRHSYELYIRASAGAVWAVLTDDAKTPLYQHFNMRSQSEFRVGGAVSWLMGEMTAVAGVIEEFVPPARMVMRFRALWSPEVAADKPSRVTWELTPLAENACRLRLIHDDFGGETATAATVTDGWPEALSRLKTLVETGEPFFLPARG comes from the coding sequence ATGCGGCCAGATGGACCCAGACACAGCTATGAACTGTATATTCGCGCCTCGGCCGGCGCGGTATGGGCCGTATTGACCGACGACGCGAAGACGCCGCTGTACCAGCATTTCAACATGCGCTCGCAAAGCGAGTTCCGGGTGGGCGGCGCGGTGTCGTGGCTTATGGGCGAGATGACGGCCGTAGCCGGCGTCATCGAGGAGTTCGTCCCGCCTGCGCGGATGGTCATGCGCTTTCGCGCCCTCTGGTCGCCGGAAGTTGCCGCCGACAAGCCGTCCCGGGTCACCTGGGAACTGACTCCCCTGGCCGAAAACGCCTGCCGGTTGCGCCTGATCCATGATGATTTCGGCGGCGAGACCGCAACAGCCGCCACCGTGACCGACGGCTGGCCGGAAGCGCTGTCCCGGCTCAAGACCCTGGTGGAAACCGGGGAGCCATTCTTCCTGCCTGCCCGGGGCTGA
- the panC gene encoding pantoate--beta-alanine ligase, whose amino-acid sequence MDIITEPSALGERAREWTRAGRTVGFVPTMGYLHAGHESLMALARKRAEVVVASVFVNPTQFGPGEDLEAYPRDPERDAALAKRVGVDVLFTPQAEAMYAPEAATWVEAPSLARHLCGASRPTHFRGVCTVVAKLFLLVRPTVAVFGQKDWQQLAIIRRMNADLGFGVEIVGAPIVRESDGLALSSRNVRLTPAERAEAVGISRGLALAEAMVQSGERDAGRIVAEVRARYATDMPSGVVDYLECVDPAAIEPVAAIAGPVLFAAAVKFAAVRLIDNRYVDVQAASR is encoded by the coding sequence TTGGACATCATCACGGAACCGTCGGCCCTGGGCGAACGCGCCAGGGAGTGGACGCGGGCTGGCCGCACGGTGGGGTTCGTGCCCACCATGGGGTATCTGCACGCCGGCCACGAGAGCCTCATGGCCCTGGCCCGGAAGCGGGCCGAAGTGGTTGTGGCCAGCGTGTTCGTCAACCCCACCCAGTTCGGACCGGGCGAAGACCTTGAAGCCTATCCGCGCGATCCGGAGCGTGACGCCGCCCTGGCCAAGCGCGTCGGGGTCGACGTGCTGTTTACGCCCCAAGCGGAGGCCATGTACGCACCCGAGGCCGCCACCTGGGTGGAGGCGCCGAGCCTGGCCCGGCATTTGTGCGGGGCCTCGCGGCCGACCCATTTCCGGGGTGTGTGCACCGTGGTTGCCAAGCTCTTTTTGCTGGTGCGCCCGACCGTGGCGGTCTTTGGCCAGAAGGACTGGCAGCAGCTGGCCATCATCCGGCGCATGAACGCCGACCTGGGTTTTGGCGTGGAGATCGTTGGCGCGCCCATCGTGCGCGAGTCCGACGGGCTGGCCCTGTCCTCGCGCAACGTGCGGCTGACCCCGGCCGAGCGGGCCGAGGCCGTCGGCATCAGCCGGGGGTTGGCTCTGGCCGAGGCTATGGTCCAAAGCGGAGAGCGCGACGCCGGACGTATCGTGGCCGAGGTCCGGGCGCGGTATGCGACGGATATGCCGTCCGGCGTTGTGGATTATCTGGAGTGCGTCGATCCGGCCGCCATAGAGCCGGTGGCCGCCATTGCCGGGCCGGTGCTTTTCGCCGCAGCGGTGAAATTTGCGGCGGTCCGGCTTATCGACAACCGATATGTGGACGTGCAGGCGGCGTCACGGTAA